A window of the Odocoileus virginianus isolate 20LAN1187 ecotype Illinois chromosome 20, Ovbor_1.2, whole genome shotgun sequence genome harbors these coding sequences:
- the IRF2BP1 gene encoding interferon regulatory factor 2-binding protein 1, with product MASVQASRRQWCYLCDLPKMPWAMVWDFSEAVCRGCVNFEGADRIELLIDAARQLKRSHVLPEGRSPGPPALKHPATKDLAAAAAQGPQLPPPQAQPQPSGTGGAVSGQDRYDRATSSGRLPLPSPALEYTLGSRLANGLGREEAVAEGARRALLGSMPGLMPPGLLAAAVSGLGSRGLTLAPGLSPARPAFGSDFEKEKQQRNADCLAELNEAMRGRAEEWHGRPKAVREQLLALSACAPFNVRFKKDHGLVGRVFAFDATARPPGYEFELKLFTEYPCGSGNVYAGVLAVARQMFHDALREPGKALASSGFKYLEYERRHGSGEWRQLGELLTDGVRSFREPAPAEALPQQYPEPAPAALCGPPPRAPSRNLAPTPRRRKASPEPEGEAAGKMTTEEQQQRHWVAPGGPFSADTPGVPSPIAALKNVAEALGHSPKDPAGSGGPVRAGGASPAASSTAPPPAQHRLVARNGEAEVSPTAGAEAVSGGGSGTGATPGAPLCCTLCRERLEDTHFVQCPSVPGHKFCFPCSREFIKAQGPAGEVYCPSGDKCPLVGSSVPWAFMQGEIATILAGDIKVKKERDP from the coding sequence ATGGCGTCCGTGCAGGCGTCCCGCCGCCAGTGGTGCTACCTGTGCGACCTGCCCAAGATGCCGTGGGCCATGGTGTGGGACTTCAGTGAAGCCGTGTGCCGCGGATGCGTGAACTTCGAGGGCGCGGATCGCATCGAGCTGCTCATTGATGCCGCCCGCCAGCTCAAGCGCAGCCACGTGCTCCCCGAGGGCCGTTCGCCGGGGCCCCCGGCCCTCAAGCACCCGGCCACTAAGGATCTGGCTGCCGCTGCCGCACAGGGCCCTCAGTTGCCGCCTCCACAGGCCCAGCCCCAGCCGTCGGGGACAGGCGGCGCTGTCTCCGGCCAGGACCGCTATGACAGGGCCACATCGTCGGGCCGCCTCCCCCTGCCCTCGCCCGCCCTGGAGTACACCCTGGGGTCCCGCCTGGCCAATGGGCTGGGCCGCGAAGAGGCTGTGGCGGAGGGGGCGCGAAGGGCCCTGCTTGGCTCCATGCCCGGCTTGATGCCCCCCGGGCTGCTAGCAGCTGCGGTGTCTGGTCTGGGAAGCCGAGGCCTGACGCTGGCACCCGGCTTGAGTCCTGCCCGTCCAGCTTTCGGCTCCGATTTCGAGAAGGAGAAGCAACAGAGGAATGCGGACTGTCTGGCAGAACTGAACGAGGCCATGAGGGGCCGGGCAGAGGAATGGCACGGACGCCCCAAAGCCGTGCGGGAACAACTGCTGGCGCTGTCCGCCTGTGCCCCTTTCAATGTCCGTTTCAAGAAGGATCACGGGCTGGTGGGACGTGTGTTCGCCTTCGATGCTACTGCCCGCCCGCCAGGCTACGAGTTCGAGCTGAAGCTTTTCACTGAATACCCCTGTGGTTCTGGCAACGTGTACGCAGGAGTCCTGGCCGTCGCTCGCCAGATGTTTCATGATGCTCTGCGCGAGCCGGGCAAGGCGCTGGCCTCATCAGGCTTCAAGTACCTCGAATATGAACGTCGTCATGGCTCTGGGGAATGGCGCCAGCTGGGGGAGCTGCTAACGGATGGGGTCCGCAGCTTCCGAGAGCCAGCCCCCGCCGAGGCCCTGCCCCAGCAGTATCCAGAACCGGCCCCTGCGGCCCTCTGCGGCCCTCCCCCACGAGCCCCATCCCGGAATCTGGCTCCCACTCCACGCCGTCGCAAGGCCTCCCCTGAGCCCGAGGGCGAGGCAGCTGGGAAGATGACCacagaggagcagcagcagcggcactGGGTGGCACCCGGCGGCCCATTCTCCGCTGATACCCCTGGTGTGCCCTCCCCCATCGCCGCCCTGAAGAACGTGGCCGAGGCCCTGGGCCACTCCCCCAAGGACCCTGCCGGGAGTGGGGGCCCTGTGCGCGCCGGGGGTGCCAGCCCCGCCGCCTCCTCCACGGCCCCGCCTCCAGCCCAGCATCGTCTAGTGGCCCGCAATGGTGAGGCAGAAGTGAGCCCCACAGCAGGGGCGGAAGCTGTTAGCGGGGGTGGTAGTGGCACCGGGGCGACCCCTGGGGCCCCCCTGTGCTGCACCCTCTGCCGAGAGCGTCTGGAAGACACCCACTTCGTCCAGTGCCCCTCAGTGCCCGGACATAAGTTTTGTTTTCCCTGCTCCCGCGAGTTCATCAAGGCTCAGGGCCCTGCTGGAGAGGTGTACTGCCCCAGCGGAGACAAGTGCCCGCtagtgggctcctctgtcccctgggCCTTCATGCAGGGAGAGATCGCCACCATCCTTGCTGGAGACATCAAGGTTAAGAAAGAACGGGACCCCTAG
- the FOXA3 gene encoding hepatocyte nuclear factor 3-gamma, producing the protein MLGSVKMEAHDLAEWSYYPEAGEVYSPVTPVPTMAPLNSYMTLNPLSSPYPPGGLPASPLPTGPLAPPAPTAPLGPTFPGLGASTGGGSSSGYGGPGPGLVHGKEMPKGYRRPLAHAKPPYSYISLITMAIQQAPGKMLTLSEIYQWIMDLFPYYRENQQRWQNSIRHSLSFNDCFVKVARSPDKPGKGSYWALHPSSGNMFENGCYLRRQKRFKLEEKVKKGGGGSSASRNSAGSAAAATAPAASVASTPQPQPQPPPPEPEAQGGDEVGALDCGSPAAPSTPYFTGLELPGELKLDAPYNFNHPFSINNLMSEQSPAPPKLDVGFGGYGAEGGEPGVYYQGLYSRSLLNAS; encoded by the exons ATGCTGGGCTCGGTGAAGATGGAGGCCCACGACCTGGCCGAGTGGAGCTACTACCCGGAGGCGGGCGAG GTCTATTCTCCGGTGACCCCAGTACCCACTATGGCCCCCCTCAACTCCTACATGACCCTGAACCCTCTGAGCTCTCCCTACCCCCCAGGggggctccctgcctccccactgcCCACTGGACCCCTGGCGCCTCCAGCCCCCACAGCGCCCCTGGGGCCCACCTTCCCAGGCCTGGGTGCCAGCACTGGTGGAGGCAGCAGCTCAGGGTATGGGGGCCCAGGCCCGGGGCTGGTCCATGGGAAGGAGATGCCGAAAGGGTACCGGCGGCCCCTGGCCCACGCCAAGCCGCCCTACTCCTACATCTCGCTCATCACCATGGCCATCCAGCAGGCGCCGGGCAAGATGCTGACCCTGAGCGAGATCTACCAGTGGATCATGGACCTCTTCCCCTACTATCGTGAGAACCAGCAGCGCTGGCAGAACTCCATCCGCCACTCGCTGTCTTTCAACGACTGCTTCGTCAAGGTGGCGCGCTCCCCCGACAAGCCGGGCAAGGGTTCCTACTGGGCCCTGCACCCCAGCTCAGGTAACATGTTTGAGAACGGCTGCTACCTACGTCGCCAGAAGCGCTTCAAGCTGGAGGAGAAGGTGAAGAAAGGGGGCGGCGGGAGCTCGGCCTCCAGGAACAGTGCGGGGTCGGCCGCTGCGGCCACCGCCCCTGCCGCCAGTGTGGCCTCCACGCCGCAGCCGCAGCCGCAGCCCCCGCCCCCTGAGCCGGAGGCCCAGGGTGGGGACGAAGTGGGGGCTCTGGACTGTGGCTCGCCCGCTGCTCCCTCCACGCCCTACTTCACCGGCCTGGAGCTCCCAGGGGAGCTAAAGCTGGATGCGCCCTACAACTTCAATCACCCTTTCTCCATCAACAATCTGATGTCGGAACAGTCGCCAGCACCCCCCAAGCTGGACGTGGGATTTGGGGGTTAcggggcagagggtggggagcCTGGGGTCTACTACCAGGGCCTCTATTCCCGCTCTCTGCTTAACGCATCctag